One Bufo gargarizans isolate SCDJY-AF-19 chromosome 3, ASM1485885v1, whole genome shotgun sequence DNA segment encodes these proteins:
- the LOC122931618 gene encoding uncharacterized protein LOC122931618 has protein sequence MDLRRTVDNLSDTSNPQALSGNLADRPGMSTDDIQAESEHPEAMGESSVASLSLLNQPLLERSQNPEEVTEVVDAIQEPVQANPEPSQQQRAAPASRSSGRRGQRVITDSGLNLRSQADMMVMEYLNRNRSDGKEEVALKGLAPSLRRVPDERQTRCLSALVMVLDEFTDPEEPHDVLHFLEKRRDQRLKVITPHSRLNRPDTPIVHTPGPYTRELFDL, from the exons ATGGATTTAAGAAG AACTGTGGACAATCTCTCGGACACTTCCAATCCACAAGCATTGTCCGGCAATTTGGCTGACAGACCAGGAATGTCCACAGATGATATCCAAGCGGAAAGTGAACATCCTGAGGCCATGGGGGAATCTTCCGTGGCTTCATTATCTCTCCTTAACCAGCCTCTGCTGGAAAGATCGCAAAATCCAGAAGAGGTCACAGAAGTGGTAGATGCTATTCAAGAACCAGTCCAGGCCAATCCAGAACCCAGCCAGCAACAAAGAGCAGCACCTGCTAGCCGTTCATCTGGCAGACGAGGCCAAAGGGTCATAACCGATTCCGGTTTAAATCTCCGTAGTCAGGCCGACATGATGGTTATGGAGTATTTAAACCGGAATCGGTCTGACGGCAAGGAAGAAGTAGCTTTAAAAGGGCTCGCTCCTTCCTTGCGCCGTGTGCCAGATGAACGGCAAACACGGTGCCTTTCTGCTCTGGTCATGGTACTAGATGAATTTACGGACCCTGAAGAGCCACATGATGTTCTGCACTTTTTAGAAAAGAGAAGAGACCAAAGATTAAAGGTCATAACTCCTCATTCCCGTCTTAACAGACCGGACACCCCAATTGTGCACACCCCTGGCCCATATACTAGGGAATTATttgacttataa